In Salinirussus salinus, the following proteins share a genomic window:
- a CDS encoding TIGR04206 family protein produces the protein MDREHRRLLVYAALFLVPWSVVNARGVVTFVFPFGLLNFAPLELTDVVSFATVYTERLPEFLLGWPVGVGLYVAGLASVLSGLLFDREDPRVTAGLFAFAGVTQVTLALGFSRRVGTTAVPVGAALLWLAVWWYDWPAIRRTLSVEES, from the coding sequence ATGGACCGCGAGCACCGTCGGCTGCTGGTCTACGCCGCGCTCTTTCTGGTCCCCTGGTCGGTGGTGAACGCCCGCGGGGTCGTGACCTTCGTGTTCCCCTTCGGCCTGCTGAACTTCGCCCCGCTGGAACTGACCGACGTCGTCTCCTTCGCCACGGTGTACACCGAGCGGCTCCCCGAGTTCCTGCTGGGCTGGCCGGTCGGCGTCGGACTCTACGTCGCCGGGCTCGCGAGCGTCCTCTCCGGCCTGCTCTTCGACCGCGAGGACCCCCGGGTCACCGCCGGGCTGTTCGCCTTCGCCGGCGTGACGCAGGTCACGCTCGCGCTGGGGTTCTCCCGGCGGGTCGGGACCACCGCCGTCCCCGTCGGGGCGGCCCTCCTGTGGCTCGCCGTCTGGTGGTACGACTGGCCGGCCATCCGACGAACTCTCTCCGTCGAGGAATCCTGA
- a CDS encoding VOC family protein has translation MNDYLLDHVMMRVEDLEASLEWYTGHLGYEETGRWEADTFTNVFLQAPGAHDDGALLELTYNHDGRSYDMGDSWGHIAVRCEDVYDAYEELMDSGVEDYRDPDSCGGSYAFVKDPDGHEIEIVERDHGATYSLDHTMIRVEDADEAIGWYTRKFDYELFRREEFEDFALYFLKPGDAPDEAMSVELTYNYDGRSYDLGDAWGHVAVRADDLHESWDELMGRHAEDYRDPESCNDMYAFTRDCDGREIEVVTR, from the coding sequence ATGAACGACTATCTGCTCGACCACGTGATGATGCGCGTCGAGGACCTGGAGGCGTCGCTGGAGTGGTACACCGGGCACCTGGGCTACGAAGAGACCGGCCGCTGGGAGGCCGACACCTTCACCAACGTCTTCCTCCAGGCGCCGGGCGCCCACGACGACGGCGCCCTCCTCGAACTCACGTACAACCACGACGGGCGGAGCTACGACATGGGGGACTCCTGGGGCCACATCGCCGTCCGGTGTGAGGACGTCTACGACGCCTACGAGGAGCTGATGGACAGCGGCGTCGAGGACTACCGCGACCCCGACTCCTGTGGCGGCTCGTATGCCTTCGTGAAAGACCCCGACGGCCACGAAATCGAAATCGTCGAGCGCGACCACGGCGCCACGTACAGCCTCGACCACACCATGATCCGCGTCGAGGACGCCGACGAAGCCATCGGCTGGTACACCCGGAAGTTCGACTACGAGCTGTTCCGGCGCGAGGAGTTCGAGGATTTCGCGCTCTACTTCCTCAAGCCCGGCGACGCCCCCGACGAGGCGATGTCGGTGGAGCTGACCTACAACTACGACGGCCGCAGCTACGACCTGGGCGACGCCTGGGGCCACGTCGCGGTCCGGGCCGACGACCTCCACGAGTCCTGGGACGAACTCATGGGTCGCCACGCGGAGGACTACCGCGACCCCGAGAGCTGCAACGACATGTACGCCTTCACCAGGGACTGCGACGGCCGCGAGATCGAGGTCGTCACGCGGTAG
- the dph5 gene encoding diphthine synthase, protein MLTFVGLGLYDERSVTVRGRDAVRGADRVFAEFYTSRLAGATVADLEDAHGVDIEVRDRAGVERDPGPILDAASDGDAVFLTGGDPMVSTTHADLRLRAHERGVETQVIHGTTASTAAASLTGLQNYRFGKATTLPFESSHGGEGVPDSVLATIGDNRERGLHTLVYLDIDRDKGHDPGGRGAGTGEHGDRYMTGDHAAGLLADAGLSGAGVVVGRAGSDDPTVRADRLDALAGGDFGPPLHLLVVPGELHPLEREALAAFGGLPDGVGEGG, encoded by the coding sequence ATGCTCACCTTTGTCGGCCTGGGGCTGTACGACGAGCGCTCGGTCACGGTCCGGGGCCGGGATGCGGTCCGGGGAGCCGACCGGGTCTTCGCGGAGTTCTACACCAGCCGGCTGGCCGGGGCGACCGTCGCGGATCTGGAGGACGCCCACGGAGTCGACATCGAGGTCCGGGACCGGGCCGGCGTCGAGCGCGACCCCGGGCCGATACTCGACGCCGCGAGCGATGGCGACGCGGTCTTCCTGACCGGCGGCGACCCGATGGTCTCGACCACGCACGCGGACCTGCGGCTGCGCGCCCACGAACGCGGGGTCGAAACCCAGGTGATCCACGGAACCACGGCGAGCACAGCGGCGGCCTCGCTGACCGGCCTCCAGAACTACCGCTTCGGGAAGGCCACCACCCTGCCTTTCGAGTCCTCTCATGGCGGCGAGGGCGTCCCCGACAGCGTCCTCGCCACTATCGGTGACAACCGCGAACGCGGGCTGCACACGCTGGTCTACCTGGACATCGACCGGGACAAGGGACACGACCCCGGGGGGCGCGGGGCGGGCACGGGGGAACACGGGGACCGCTACATGACCGGCGACCACGCGGCCGGGCTGCTCGCCGACGCCGGCCTCTCGGGCGCGGGCGTCGTGGTCGGCCGGGCCGGCAGCGACGACCCGACGGTCCGGGCCGACCGGCTCGACGCGCTCGCCGGCGGGGACTTCGGTCCGCCGCTGCACCTGCTCGTGGTTCCCGGGGAGCTCCACCCGCTCGAACGCGAGGCGCTGGCGGCGTTCGGCGGGCTGCCCGACGGCGTCGGCGAGGGAGGCTGA